The following proteins come from a genomic window of Pirellula staleyi DSM 6068:
- a CDS encoding DUF1501 domain-containing protein has translation MQRTVVTATADKHGVTGRRGFLRQMFTAGVATTAAVSWRDMLMARTADMAKSGKKMILLWMDGGPSQFETFNPKIGSKFQGPAKAIKTNVPGVEIAEYWPETAKVMDKIALVRSMKSEERDHFRAIKLVRTGYPIKPTINYPTWGSVVARDRWDPGFDLPAFVRVGTPRIKTRDVNAGVLGARYESFKIPSAGKLPENVSPVVDPQVLERRLALAAKMDQQFAASGSEKAAREQREIYERTSRFVLSPLIKTFDLSQEPEKMREAYGATTFGQSCLLARRLIETGVSFVEVINGGDGNDQGWDTHKRGFKENPELAAQTDTGYAALLTDLANRGLLEDTLVVWMGEFCRTPKFDADGGRDHYSEGWIVGFSGGGVKMGQVIGATDDEGVKVTDRPVGVQDLFVTFCHILGLDPHEEYITDQDQPLKLVEGGELIKELV, from the coding sequence ATGCAACGCACTGTAGTTACCGCAACAGCCGACAAGCATGGCGTTACTGGTCGGCGTGGTTTTCTGCGTCAGATGTTTACTGCCGGTGTCGCAACAACGGCTGCAGTATCGTGGCGCGATATGCTGATGGCTCGCACGGCCGACATGGCCAAGTCGGGCAAAAAGATGATTCTGCTGTGGATGGATGGCGGTCCGAGCCAGTTCGAAACTTTCAATCCCAAGATCGGTTCGAAGTTTCAAGGTCCGGCAAAGGCGATCAAGACCAACGTTCCAGGTGTCGAGATTGCCGAGTATTGGCCCGAAACAGCCAAGGTGATGGACAAGATTGCTTTGGTGCGCTCGATGAAGAGCGAAGAGCGCGACCATTTCCGGGCCATCAAGCTTGTTCGCACGGGCTATCCAATCAAGCCGACGATCAACTATCCCACCTGGGGTAGCGTTGTGGCCCGTGATCGCTGGGACCCCGGATTTGATCTTCCAGCGTTTGTGCGCGTCGGGACGCCACGCATCAAGACGCGCGATGTAAATGCTGGTGTGCTGGGGGCACGGTACGAGTCGTTCAAGATTCCGAGCGCAGGTAAGTTGCCCGAGAACGTCAGCCCCGTTGTCGATCCGCAGGTGCTGGAGCGTCGTCTGGCGCTGGCGGCCAAAATGGATCAGCAGTTCGCTGCATCAGGAAGTGAAAAAGCGGCTCGCGAACAGCGTGAGATCTACGAACGCACCAGCCGATTCGTTCTCAGCCCACTCATCAAAACGTTCGATCTGTCGCAAGAGCCCGAGAAGATGCGCGAGGCTTATGGCGCGACTACCTTCGGTCAAAGTTGCTTGCTCGCTCGACGCTTGATCGAAACCGGCGTCAGCTTCGTTGAAGTGATCAACGGTGGCGATGGAAACGACCAAGGTTGGGATACGCACAAGCGAGGGTTCAAAGAGAATCCCGAACTAGCCGCGCAAACCGACACTGGTTATGCCGCGCTGCTGACCGACCTGGCCAATCGCGGGCTGCTTGAAGATACGCTGGTGGTGTGGATGGGCGAGTTCTGCCGCACACCGAAGTTCGACGCCGATGGTGGCCGCGATCACTACAGCGAAGGCTGGATCGTTGGCTTCTCGGGTGGTGGCGTGAAAATGGGGCAGGTGATCGGCGCGACGGACGATGAAGGGGTGAAAGTCACCGATCGACCAGTCGGCGTTCAGGATCTGTTCGTCACGTTCTGCCACATCCTGGGGCTCGACCCGCACGAAGAGTACATCACCGATCAAGATCAGCCGCTGAAGCTGGTCGAAGGTGGCGAACTGATTAAAGAGCTCGTCTAA
- a CDS encoding cobalamin-binding protein → MAERIVSLLSSATEFVCALGLGDKLLAVSHECDFPAQVRSLPQATRSRIDSAKPSSEIDLEVRELLRRCEPLYEVDEQLLATLAPDLVITQAQCDVCAVRYEDVVDAVARTPNLVATKIVALQPLSLTDILDDAERVATAAGVPDRGQQLRFQLASRIEHVQSITNSLLPHQRPRVVCLEWFAPLMTASNWTPELLQIAGGTSLLTKAGAHSEYATWQQVVDADPDLLLLAACGFDLERTKLEARQVTSLPGYRDLKAVREGRVYVIDGNALLNRSGPRIIDTLELLAHLFHPQHFPRDPLAHYAVRAWQPLEA, encoded by the coding sequence GTGGCCGAGCGCATCGTCTCCTTGCTGTCGAGTGCCACCGAGTTTGTGTGCGCACTGGGACTCGGCGATAAGTTGCTCGCTGTCAGCCACGAATGCGACTTCCCGGCGCAGGTGCGATCGCTGCCGCAAGCTACCCGGAGTCGCATCGACTCGGCGAAACCGAGTAGCGAGATTGATCTCGAAGTTCGCGAACTTCTCCGCCGCTGCGAGCCGCTCTACGAAGTCGACGAGCAGCTGCTTGCGACTCTAGCTCCCGATCTGGTGATCACCCAGGCACAGTGCGACGTTTGTGCCGTGCGCTACGAAGACGTGGTTGATGCCGTCGCGCGAACCCCCAATCTTGTCGCCACCAAGATTGTCGCGCTGCAGCCTCTCTCGCTCACCGATATCCTCGACGATGCCGAGCGTGTCGCCACGGCTGCGGGTGTTCCCGATCGTGGTCAGCAGCTGCGGTTTCAGCTGGCCTCACGCATCGAGCACGTGCAGTCGATCACCAATTCGCTGCTCCCTCACCAGCGACCACGCGTGGTCTGTCTCGAATGGTTTGCTCCGCTGATGACGGCGAGCAACTGGACGCCCGAACTTCTGCAAATCGCTGGGGGCACAAGCCTGCTCACCAAAGCGGGAGCGCACAGTGAGTACGCAACCTGGCAGCAGGTAGTCGACGCCGATCCCGATCTCTTGCTGCTGGCAGCCTGCGGCTTTGATCTCGAGCGAACCAAGCTCGAAGCGAGGCAAGTGACTTCGCTTCCTGGATATCGCGATCTGAAGGCGGTGCGTGAAGGACGCGTCTACGTCATCGATGGCAACGCGCTCCTCAACCGGAGTGGTCCGCGCATCATCGATACGCTGGAGCTACTGGCCCACTTGTTCCATCCCCAGCATTTTCCCCGCGACCCACTCGCTCACTATGCAGTGCGAGCCTGGCAGCCACTCGAAGCTTAG